The Odocoileus virginianus isolate 20LAN1187 ecotype Illinois chromosome 2, Ovbor_1.2, whole genome shotgun sequence genomic interval GAGCTGGGGCGACCGCTGGACGAATCTCAGACGTAATATAAACTCCCAGGGAGGCCGTCGGGAGTCGGCGGCCTGTGACCAGGCCTGAAAGGTGGCAGCCAGACCTCGGAGGCCGCTCGGAGAGGCTCCGGCCCGTTATCCCCGCCCCTGCCCGATCGGGCTCTGGCCGCTCCTCACCACGTAGGCGGAGCCGCCGCTGTCCCCGCTGCGGGACTCGGTTTCAGGAATGGAAAAGTGCATATTCCCTGCAGCAGGGCCCGGCCGGGCTCCGGACTATGAGGGCCGCAGCGGCTTTGCACGCTCGCCTCCGCTTCTCAGCGCGTCCCCGCAGTCTCGCTCGCCATtttcgggggtggggtgggcgcgAGATCGGcggtgggaggggctgggaacGTCCGCTCTGGGACGCAGCGCCGCCTGGCATCCTGGGAACTGTAGTCTAAGGGGTTAGGAGCCTAAAATTAAGATGGCCCTTATCGCGACCCGTAGCCCGGGGCGGGGCCCCAGAGTATGCAGGGGCTCGTAGTCGGCTTGGGGCTGCGCGCCGCGGCTGTCGACCCAGGGGGCGCTCTAGTCGCGGTGACCCCGGCGGGCGGAGCCTAGAACGGAGGGTGATGGCTACCGTGGCTGTGGCTGTTCGCGAGGGTGAGTGAAGGGCCGGGCGCACAAATAAGTACGTGAGCCAACAGGCTCCAGACGGCTATTGCTGGgccctgggtccctctgggcccCGTCATTTGGTTCCCGCGCCACGACGGACTCTGGCCGCGCTGCCTCGGACGCACTCCGCGCCGCGCACCGGCTTGTTTCTCCGGGAAGAGTGCGTGCTCGCTTCTTTCCCCCGCCCGGCTTCCCTTTGATCCGGCCGCGCACTGCGTCCCCACGCGGATCCCAGGCTCACCTCCCGCTTGGTGGCGGAGCCGAGCTCTGGTCATGCCGAGCCAGCAACCAGCTGTGCCGAGTACGAATTCCCCCAAGCCCTCCCGGAGCCTTTCTAGTTCACTTTGTGCCCTGTTTTCTGATGCAGACTCGGGATCTGGGATGAAGGCGGAGCTTGCTCCTCGGTCTGGGGTAAGTGAAGCCCGCACAAGCTACCCTGTCAGGCGGTACGCAGGAGCCTGTATCAACTTCATTCCGCCCCAGCTTCCATCCTCGTTCCACTTTATTTTTCGGTAAAGCCAGGTTTTACAGAGTTTTGTCAGCCTTAATGGTAGTGTGACTCTGACTTGAAGGAGAAACTTCGATCCTTGTGGGCTCTTAGCTTGTAACAGGGAGCTGGTGAGACTCAGGAAGGGTTAGGGACCGTGTGGGAGTCTAATAAGTATCCAGTagtgtttattcatttttggaaTTATTGGGGAAGAGAAgtattgtgtgtctgtgtcttagGCAGGGGGGAGGGAGATGACCCAAGAAGAAAAGCTGCAGCTTcggaaggaaaagaaacagcagaAGAAGAAACGGAAGGAGGAAAAGGGTGCAGAGGCAGAAATTGGCTCCACTGTATCTGCAGCCCAGTGTCAAGGTGCGGGGGCTTTTCAAAGGGCTAGGGTGTGATGCTGGTAAAGGGATGTGGTGGGAGAAAAGAGGGGGAGACAGGACAAAGTtgatttgaataaatgaaaaggaaaagaggcttTGGTTGGGGCACAGCTATTACTTACCTGCCCAAGAGGCTTGGGCACCTCCTCCTTCTACCTTTAGGAGGCCCAGCCAAACACCTGACAGGACCAGACAGTCAGTTGGGCACTGCCAAGGAGAAAGTTCCAGCAGGTAGGAGTAAAGCTGAACTTCGAGCTGAACGGCGGGCCAAGCAGGAGGCTGAACGGGCCCTGAAGCAGGCGAGAAAAGGGGACCAAGGAGGGCCACCTCCTCAAGCCTGCCCCAGCACAGCTGGAGAAACCCCCTCAGGTATTGTCCCTTCATTTCAAGATCTCCGTTGAGTCAAAGGCCTGCCTGTATTAGCTCAGGCTTTCCCACCAGAGAACAGCTGCCAGTTTTTACCTTGGTTCCCAGAGTTCACAGTTCTCCCCTCAGCCTCTTCCTAcccctgtttcttcatctatgttTTTTCTCCGATTTTCTACCCCGCCTCAGATTTCTCTTGATGTCCCTTATGCCCtgaaagcatatttttctttatcaccTACAGTGTCTTGAAGATAtgattgttttcttctaggagtgaAGCGTCTACCTGAGCATAGTCAGGTTGATGACCCCACACTTCTGAGAAGGCTTGTGAAAAAACCAGAGCGACAGCAGGTAAGGAGTGGGTTTGGAGTATGGCCAGAAAGAGCCTAGGGAGATGGAATAGAGGGAGGAAAGTTGCTCGGGGCAAAGTGAGACCTTGGAAAAGGATGAGAATTTGGGTCAAAGCGGGCTCACTGTCCTCTTCCTTCCCAGCATCATCCCACAGTTTTAAACTCTGGGCCCTTGGTCCTGTCCCCTTGTTTTGTCAAGGTTCCTACACGAAAGGATTATGGATCCAAAGTCAGTCTCTTCTCCCACCTACCCCAGTACAGCAGACAAAACTCTTTGACCCAGTTTATGAGGTAGGATTTTATGAAACTGTCATATCTTTTAAGTCTGGGGAGTTTTAgtaattctgttttcaaaatgaCTGGAAACTGGGGGTTGGATCTGTGGAAAGAAGTATGAACACAAGGCAGAACTCTTGAGGAAATGGGGGTGTCTGTGCTAGTGAAGGAGGTTCATTTTCATCAGGGGCAGGTGGGCGGTAGGTGCTCAAGTTCCCTTGCAAAGTGTGTGACACCGCCATCCCATCAGCATCCCATCCTCTGTGATCCACCCAGCCATGGTGCGGCTCGGCCTGCAGTACTCCCAGGGCCTGGTCAGCGGCTCCAATGCCCGGTGCATCGCCCTGCTTCGTGCCTTGCAGCAGGTATGTCCCATCCTATTCCCTTTTATGACTTAGCCTCACCTTCGCCAACACTACCCCAGCTTCTCTCGGCCAGTCATCTCAAGCGGAAGATGAAATGATGCCATCCTAGAAGATTCTCCTCAGAGAAGCTTACCCTATCCCCCTTTCAGAGACTTGTCAGGGGGCATTTTGCCAATCAACTTGTGTACCATATAGGTGATTCAGGACTACACAACACCTCCCAATGAAGAATTGTCAAGGGACCTGGTGAATAAACTAAAGCCCTACTTCAGGTGAGGATGACCACTGCACGTCTGCTCCCACTCTTTACTTTGCTCCGTCCTTTTTTGAACCCTTTTTCTTGCTCTTctatctctgtttttaatttttgtgtcttctctttcaaaagatgtttttaaatataaaagctttGTGAGCTGTGAAGCGTTGCGTGGATGtaagatgttgttgttgttgtagctTCCTGACTCAGTGCCGTCCCCTGTCAGCAAGCATGTATAACGCCATCAAGTTCCTTAACAAGGAGATCACGGGTGTGAGCAGCTCCAGGCGGGAAGAGGAGGTGATGAGTATGAGGCATGCGCAAGGCATGCATGGGAGGGTGGAGCTGGAAACATATTTGGGACTCCTAGGAAGGGCAGCTCTCTGGTCTGCCTGGGCAGGGGTTAAGGAGGTGGTTGGACTGTCTGATCTGGGTCCCCTTTAGTCCCATTGTTATACATGTTCAAGTATCCGGCAtgataatcaaaggaaaaaatgtcCATTTCTTGTTCCTTAAGTGTCTTACTCCATTAGGCCAAGTCAGAACTACAAGCAGCTATTGACAGATACATAAAAGAGAAGATTGTGCTTGCAGCTCAGGCAATCTCACGCTTTGCTTATAAGAAGATCAGTAATGGAGATGTGATCCTGGTATATGGATGGTATGGGCCAGACCCTACGACTGAGAAAACTGGGAAGTGAAATGATCTGAAGAAGGGACTGCCCCTTTGCCCTTTAGGAATGAGCTGACCATCAGTCAGTGACAATTATAACTGAATCCTCCTCTCCCTTCGCTCCAGCTCATCTCTGGTATCACAAATTCTTCAGGAGGCTTGGGCTAAGGGCCGGCAATTTCGCGTGGTAGTGGTGGACAGCCGGCCACGGCTGGAGGGAAAGCACACGCTACGTTCTCTGGTCCGTGCTGGGGTCCCTGCCTCCTACCTGCTGATTCCTGCAGCTTCCTATGTGCTCCCAGAGGTGAGGGCAGAGTAAAGGGACTCGAAAGTGAAGTAAAAGGGTACAGTAGTATAGACATAATCTTACTTTCCCAACATTGCAGTTACCTAGAAATCTTAAAACTCTATAATCTTATTGATGGCTAATAGGAAGAACATCTCCAGCACATTACACAGCATGTCTACCTATGACAGGAACCTTGTATTAAACTAGCAGCCACCAGGAGGGAACCAGACAAAAGTAACTTCAGAGTGTAGTCTTCCTGTGGGTGGTGCAGTGAATCAGTGGTCAGGTGTTTTCCAAGGGTCATTATTATGATTTGTTACTCATTGTCTTAATGTTGCTATCCTGGATAGGAGTTGGAAACCTTATTCTGCATTGGTCACACatgatgtttttttccttctttctactcTTCAAAATAGGTTTCTAAGGTGCTATTGGGAGCTCATGCTCTCCTGGCGAATGGATCTGTGATGTCCCGGGTAGGGACAGCACAGTTGGCCTTGGTGGCACGGGCCCATAATGTACCCGTGCTGGTCTGCTGTGAAACATACAAGTTCTGTGAGCGTGTGCAGACTGATGCCTTTGTTTCTAATGAGCTAGGTAAGGAGGCCCAGGTGGGCAGAAGAGGAAGTTCCGGGGACCTGAGAAGAtttgggagggagaagggaggttgaactataacttattttttaaaagtacataaaagGGTGCACCTCCCATTGCAGATGACCCTGACGATCTGCTTTGTGAGCGAGGAGAACATGTGGCCCTGGCTAACTGGCAGAACCACTCGTCCCTACGGTTGTTGAATCTGGTCTATGATGTGACCCCCCCAGAACTGGTGGACCTGGTGATCACAGAGCTGGGGATGATCCCTTGCAGTTCTGTACCTGTTGTCCTACGAGTCAAGAGTAGTGACCAGTGAGTGGCGGAACACAGGGTCAATAAATGACATACTCCCTACACTCAGCGACTCTGCTGCCTGTTATCTCTTTTAGCATCACCGCCACTTAGGAGTCCAAACTCCCCAGTCCCTCTTAGCACCTGCTGCGAACCTCAGACAAACCTTTATGGAAATGTTCTCAAGTGATTAGGTCCATGCCAGTGCTTTGGGGCCAAAGTGAAGGTCAGTATGGAGACCAAAAATTATCCCAAGTCATcaaccatttattgagcatctatgtgccagacactgagcTAGATATGAGGAGCAGTATAATAAGGACAAGTAAGAGTCATATTCTTAGTATTTagtgttattattatattaatattaaatgaatacattgatatttgtattaaataatgttacacattaatatattaatattttatattcttagtaCTCAGTACTTAACATGATGGAAACTTGGCCTTTTCTTATCATTTAGGAGATTAATACCATCCCATGAAGTaagattttacagatgagaaaactgaggcacagagaggtgaagttaCTTGCCCAATGTAATGCTAAGTAAACTGGCATGTGATCTCAGGCATCCTGGATCTAGAGTCTATGCCTTTAATTTTTATGCTATGTGCTGTTAGGGAGTACTCATCATGATGGAGGAAGACAGACTGTATCTACAGTATGAGATAAATTCTACTAGTAGTAATGAACAGAGTTCATTGGAAGCAACTCAGGAGATCTAGTGAGGTTGGGCAAGACTTCACAGCTAACATCTGAGCTAAGCGTTGAAGGAGAAGAAATTTCCCAGTTGGAAAAAGGATGAGAAGGCAGATCAGCAGAGGAAATAACTTAGACTACAGAATAGGCCTTAAAATGATCAGCCAGTTCCAAAGTGTCAAGTCATGCGGTAAAGCTAGAATGGAGGCTTATGTGGAAAATTAGTGACAAAGCTGTTAACATAGGCTGGATTAGGTTCAGATTGTGAGAGTCTGACCATTATGGTTAGCCTAAAAACACAGAAGAGTCATCCATTTtgtgtgtataggtgtgtgttttattgaaaaatttcaaGCAGCATAGAAAATACAGTGAACTATATAAAGAATCCCCCTCACCAAATGCAGTAATTATCAAGATTTCCCATGAAtgctttgtttccacttttttttccttgctgaaGTTGCATTAGAGCAAATCCCATTCATTATATTTTACTCTTCCAAACATCAGCATATCtctaaaaaatatggaaatttaCCATGTTATTACACTTATTAAATTTTTGCTTATCTTTGTCCAATCCATAATCAAATTTCCTTGATTGTCTCAAAAGTGGCTTTTTACAGTTGAATGAGGATCCAAATACATCCATACATTTTCTGTGGTTATTATGTCTTGAATTTTTTGTAATCAAAAGCAGTCTCCTCagcctcctttcttttctcatgaCATTTAACTTGTTCCAGGAACTAGGCTGATTATGTTTCACACTGCCTCACATCAGGTTGGTTAGTCCATTTTCAGTGATGAATGGATCCATTTTTGATTGTTGCCTGAATTATTTCATTAGAAGATGCAACatggtaaattttttttcctaattacatCATTCAACACTTAGTAGCTGATAATCTTCTATAAAGAACTCTCTCtcgtcagttcatttcagtctctaagtcgtgtctg includes:
- the EIF2B4 gene encoding translation initiation factor eIF2B subunit delta isoform X3, producing the protein MVRLGLQYSQGLVSGSNARCIALLRALQQVIQDYTTPPNEELSRDLVNKLKPYFSFLTQCRPLSASMYNAIKFLNKEITGVSSSRREEEAKSELQAAIDRYIKEKIVLAAQAISRFAYKKISNGDVILVYGCSSLVSQILQEAWAKGRQFRVVVVDSRPRLEGKHTLRSLVRAGVPASYLLIPAASYVLPEVSKVLLGAHALLANGSVMSRVGTAQLALVARAHNVPVLVCCETYKFCERVQTDAFVSNELDDPDDLLCERGEHVALANWQNHSSLRLLNLVYDVTPPELVDLVITELGMIPCSSVPVVLRVKSSDQ
- the EIF2B4 gene encoding translation initiation factor eIF2B subunit delta isoform X1, which encodes MPSQQPAVPSTNSPKPSRSLSSSLCALFSDADSGSGMKAELAPRSGAGGREMTQEEKLQLRKEKKQQKKKRKEEKGAEAEIGSTVSAAQCQGGPAKHLTGPDSQLGTAKEKVPAGRSKAELRAERRAKQEAERALKQARKGDQGGPPPQACPSTAGETPSGVKRLPEHSQVDDPTLLRRLVKKPERQQVPTRKDYGSKVSLFSHLPQYSRQNSLTQFMSIPSSVIHPAMVRLGLQYSQGLVSGSNARCIALLRALQQVIQDYTTPPNEELSRDLVNKLKPYFSFLTQCRPLSASMYNAIKFLNKEITGVSSSRREEEAKSELQAAIDRYIKEKIVLAAQAISRFAYKKISNGDVILVYGCSSLVSQILQEAWAKGRQFRVVVVDSRPRLEGKHTLRSLVRAGVPASYLLIPAASYVLPEVSKVLLGAHALLANGSVMSRVGTAQLALVARAHNVPVLVCCETYKFCERVQTDAFVSNELDDPDDLLCERGEHVALANWQNHSSLRLLNLVYDVTPPELVDLVITELGMIPCSSVPVVLRVKSSDQ
- the EIF2B4 gene encoding translation initiation factor eIF2B subunit delta isoform X2, producing the protein MATVAVAVREDSGSGMKAELAPRSGAGGREMTQEEKLQLRKEKKQQKKKRKEEKGAEAEIGSTVSAAQCQGGPAKHLTGPDSQLGTAKEKVPAGRSKAELRAERRAKQEAERALKQARKGDQGGPPPQACPSTAGETPSGVKRLPEHSQVDDPTLLRRLVKKPERQQVPTRKDYGSKVSLFSHLPQYSRQNSLTQFMSIPSSVIHPAMVRLGLQYSQGLVSGSNARCIALLRALQQVIQDYTTPPNEELSRDLVNKLKPYFSFLTQCRPLSASMYNAIKFLNKEITGVSSSRREEEAKSELQAAIDRYIKEKIVLAAQAISRFAYKKISNGDVILVYGCSSLVSQILQEAWAKGRQFRVVVVDSRPRLEGKHTLRSLVRAGVPASYLLIPAASYVLPEVSKVLLGAHALLANGSVMSRVGTAQLALVARAHNVPVLVCCETYKFCERVQTDAFVSNELDDPDDLLCERGEHVALANWQNHSSLRLLNLVYDVTPPELVDLVITELGMIPCSSVPVVLRVKSSDQ